One window from the genome of Kaistella carnis encodes:
- the dusB gene encoding tRNA dihydrouridine synthase DusB: protein MIKIGNIELPEFPLLLAPMEDVSDPPFRKLCKMHGADMMYSEFISSEGLIRDAMKSMKKLDIFDYERPVGIQIFGGDEEAMSLSAKIVEAVNPDIVDINFGCPVKKVVCKGAGAGVLKDVDLMIRLTKAVVNSTHLPVTVKTRLGWDTESINIMEVAERLQEVGVKALTIHARTRAQMYKGEADWNYIHAVKNNPNIEIPIFGNGDIDSAQKAWEYKNKFDCDGIMIGRGAIGYPWIFNEVKHFFKTGEILPEPTITQRLEAVRQHAEWSKDWKGERLGLIEMRQHYSNYFRGIPHFKDFRRKFLEVFTLEEMDGVIAEADAFYKDFEFVN from the coding sequence ATGATAAAGATCGGTAATATTGAGCTCCCAGAATTTCCATTGTTGCTTGCACCTATGGAAGATGTTTCGGATCCGCCATTTCGAAAACTGTGTAAAATGCACGGTGCAGACATGATGTATTCAGAGTTCATTTCCTCTGAAGGATTGATTCGTGATGCCATGAAAAGCATGAAGAAACTCGATATTTTCGATTACGAAAGACCGGTGGGAATTCAGATTTTCGGCGGCGATGAAGAAGCAATGTCACTTTCTGCAAAAATTGTAGAAGCCGTAAATCCCGATATTGTTGATATTAATTTCGGTTGTCCTGTAAAAAAAGTGGTGTGTAAAGGTGCCGGAGCCGGCGTTTTAAAAGATGTTGATTTAATGATTCGTTTAACCAAAGCAGTCGTAAATTCTACTCATTTACCGGTAACCGTGAAAACCCGTCTGGGTTGGGATACAGAGAGTATCAACATTATGGAGGTTGCAGAACGCTTACAGGAAGTTGGGGTAAAAGCTTTAACGATTCACGCCCGAACACGTGCCCAAATGTATAAAGGAGAAGCAGACTGGAATTATATTCACGCCGTAAAAAACAATCCAAATATCGAAATTCCGATTTTCGGAAATGGTGATATTGATTCGGCTCAAAAAGCCTGGGAATATAAAAACAAATTCGACTGCGACGGTATTATGATCGGTCGCGGCGCCATTGGTTATCCCTGGATTTTCAATGAAGTGAAACATTTCTTTAAAACCGGAGAAATTTTACCTGAACCAACCATTACTCAAAGACTGGAAGCGGTAAGACAACACGCTGAATGGAGTAAAGACTGGAAAGGTGAGCGTTTGGGACTTATCGAAATGCGCCAGCATTACAGCAATTATTTCCGTGGCATTCCTCATTTTAAAGATTTCCGCCGGAAGTTCCTGGAGGTTTTCACCCTAGAGGAAATGGATGGGGTTATTGCTGAAGCAGATGCCTTTTATAAAGATTTCGAGTTTGTTAACTGA